In Myxocyprinus asiaticus isolate MX2 ecotype Aquarium Trade chromosome 32, UBuf_Myxa_2, whole genome shotgun sequence, one genomic interval encodes:
- the c1qtnf1 gene encoding complement C1q tumor necrosis factor-related protein 1 — MQVVSLALLMLVFAKWAEPYITPYPDMEQDKYEPRDYPQDYPQRSTEYYRDSSGTECRRCCDPVEEPPQYASPHPQYQVVPQINITILKGEKGDTGERGPYGKLGKSGQTGPRGPLGMKGTKGSIGAPGEPCKSYYAAFSVGRKKALHSNDYYQTMIFDTEFVNLYGHFNMFTGKFFCYVSGIYLFNLNVHTWNQKETYLHVMKNEQEMAILYAQPSDRSIMQSQSLMLPLERDDRVWVRLFKGERENAVFSDDFDTYITFNGHLIKAKSEG, encoded by the exons ATGCAGGTGGTGAGTCTGGCTCTGCTGATGCTGGTGTTTGCCAAATGGGCTGAGCCGTACATAACCCCATACCCAGATATGGAGCAGGACAAATATGAGCCCAGAGACTATCCACAGGACTATCCTCAAAGATCCACAGAATATTACAGAGACAGCAG TGGAACTGAGTGCAGGCGATGCTGTGACCCTGTTGAGGAGCCCCCACAGTATGCCAGCCCACACCCACAGTACCAGGTTGTGCCACAGATAAACATCACTATCCTGAAAG GGGAGAAAGGAGACACTGGTGAGAGAGGACCCTATGGGAAATTAGGCAAATCAGGGCAAACTGGTCCCAGAGGGCCCCTTGGCATGAAGGGAACCAAGGGCAGCATTGGTGCCCCAGGGGAACCCTGTAAGTCCTACTATGCTGCTTTCTCAGTGGGGCGCAAGAAGGCACTGCACAGTAATGACTACTACCAGACCATGATCTTCGATACCGAGTTTGTCAATCTATATGGTCACTTTAACATGTTCACAGGCAAGTTCTTCTGCTATGTTTCTGGCATCTATTTGTTCAACTTGAACGTTCACACCTGGAACCAGAAAGAGACGTACCTGCATGTGATGAAGAATGAGCAGGAGATGGCTATTCTGTATGCCCAGCCTAGCGACCGCTCCATCATGCAAAGTCAAAGCCTTATGCTGCCGCTGGAGAGAGATGACCGGGTGTGGGTTCGGCTTTTTAAGGGCGAGAGAGAGAACGCTGTTTTCAGTGATGACTTTGACACTTACATCACATTTAATGGTCACCTCATCAAGGCAAAGTCAGAAGGCTGA